In Pseudomonadota bacterium, the following proteins share a genomic window:
- the hflC gene encoding protease modulator HflC: MSTWWTRIRSQSCRYSTLKRRKIKIINHEKNRCETVNIIVRAILIAVVVSLAAVVWSGFYVLPEGYQAVITEFGKPVGQPITEAGLKFKLPVIQEVTYFDKKILIWDGDPNQIPTNDKTYVFLDITARWRISDALVFMQAVKTMGRAMTILDDVLDGTVRDLVNKNDLVEIIRSSDWSPETMSGGNPEGAREEVKLGRDKIAVLIHEKASQITPQYGIELVDVMFKRVNYIDTVRIKVYERMISERKRIAAEKRSMGEGEKAEILGKVNRELNEITSKANREAMEIKGAADAEAAKIYADAYNKDPEFYAFWKSLEAYANAVGKNTTLILASDSEFYKFIESVK, encoded by the coding sequence ATGTCTACGTGGTGGACAAGGATCAGAAGTCAATCCTGCCGTTACTCGACCTTAAAAAGAAGAAAAATTAAGATCATTAACCACGAAAAAAACAGGTGTGAAACCGTGAATATTATAGTGAGAGCAATATTGATAGCAGTGGTTGTGAGTCTTGCCGCCGTGGTCTGGAGTGGCTTCTATGTGCTGCCCGAAGGGTATCAGGCCGTGATCACCGAGTTCGGCAAACCGGTCGGGCAGCCGATTACCGAGGCCGGACTCAAGTTCAAGTTGCCGGTGATCCAGGAAGTGACGTATTTTGACAAGAAAATTCTGATCTGGGACGGTGATCCGAACCAGATCCCCACCAATGACAAGACTTATGTCTTTCTGGACATCACCGCCCGCTGGAGGATTTCGGATGCGCTGGTCTTCATGCAGGCCGTAAAAACCATGGGCCGGGCGATGACCATCCTTGACGATGTTCTGGACGGTACGGTCCGTGACCTGGTCAATAAAAATGACCTGGTGGAGATCATCAGGAGTTCCGACTGGTCTCCGGAAACCATGAGCGGCGGCAATCCTGAAGGTGCCAGAGAGGAGGTCAAGCTGGGGCGTGACAAGATCGCTGTCCTGATCCACGAAAAAGCTTCGCAGATCACGCCGCAGTATGGCATTGAACTGGTCGACGTCATGTTCAAGAGAGTGAACTACATCGATACGGTGCGAATCAAGGTCTATGAGCGGATGATCTCCGAGCGCAAGAGAATCGCGGCCGAGAAGCGATCGATGGGTGAAGGTGAAAAGGCCGAGATCCTCGGCAAGGTGAACCGTGAACTGAACGAGATCACCTCCAAGGCCAATCGTGAAGCCATGGAGATCAAGGGTGCCGCTGATGCCGAGGCGGCCAAGATCTATGCCGACGCTTACAATAAGGACCCGGAGTTTTACGCTTTCTGGAAAAGCCTGGAAGCATACGCCAATGCAGTGGGCAAGAACACCACTCTGATTCTCGCTTCGGACTCGGAATTCTATAAATTCATTGAAAGTGTAAAATAG
- the hflK gene encoding FtsH protease activity modulator HflK, whose translation MGWEDEQSPWGKKKGPPTPEEIIAGLIAKIKDMFDGGGTGKSAGGDRGDGTSSGGGPGIGKLATIIIVILLISVANSAYFTIKPGEQGVVLRFGKYLKTADPGLNFKIPMVDQNIKVDVKNVNKEEFGFRTLLAAQRTQYDKRGFDEESLMLTGDKNVIEVEWIVQYRIKDPVAYLFKVGDVKQAVRDVSETSIRRIVGNMDFDYVLGNRDILADSSAREMQKELDRYESGVDIVKVQLQDVNPPEPVRPAFNEVNEADQDMKRLVNEAEENYNREIPKARGQAKQVYEESYGYAVQRVNKAKGETARFVAILKEYTRAREVTRKRMYLETMQEILPKVEDVYVVDKDQKSILPLLDLKKKKN comes from the coding sequence ATGGGTTGGGAAGATGAACAGTCCCCTTGGGGAAAGAAAAAAGGTCCGCCGACACCGGAAGAGATAATTGCCGGTCTGATTGCCAAGATTAAGGATATGTTTGACGGAGGCGGCACCGGGAAAAGCGCAGGTGGCGACCGGGGAGATGGCACATCCTCCGGAGGCGGTCCGGGAATTGGTAAACTTGCGACGATCATTATCGTGATTCTCCTGATCAGTGTTGCCAACTCTGCATATTTCACCATCAAACCAGGCGAGCAGGGGGTGGTGTTAAGATTCGGCAAATACCTGAAGACCGCCGATCCGGGACTGAATTTCAAGATTCCGATGGTCGATCAGAATATCAAGGTCGATGTCAAGAACGTCAACAAGGAAGAGTTCGGTTTCAGGACCCTGCTGGCGGCACAGCGTACCCAGTATGACAAGCGGGGATTCGATGAGGAGTCTTTGATGCTGACCGGTGACAAGAATGTCATCGAGGTTGAGTGGATTGTCCAGTACCGGATCAAGGACCCCGTCGCGTATCTTTTCAAAGTTGGAGATGTCAAACAGGCGGTGCGGGACGTCTCGGAAACCAGTATCAGAAGAATCGTCGGCAACATGGATTTTGACTACGTTCTGGGGAACCGGGATATCCTGGCCGACTCTTCAGCCCGGGAAATGCAGAAGGAGCTTGACCGTTACGAAAGCGGGGTTGATATCGTCAAGGTTCAGCTTCAGGATGTCAACCCGCCGGAACCGGTCAGGCCGGCCTTTAACGAGGTCAACGAAGCCGACCAGGACATGAAGCGACTGGTCAACGAGGCCGAAGAAAATTACAACCGGGAGATCCCCAAGGCCCGGGGACAGGCCAAGCAGGTTTATGAAGAATCTTACGGCTACGCGGTGCAGCGGGTCAACAAGGCCAAGGGCGAAACAGCACGCTTTGTGGCAATTCTGAAAGAGTACACAAGGGCCCGGGAAGTCACCAGAAAACGGATGTATCTGGAAACCATGCAGGAGATTTTGCCCAAAGTGGAAGATGTCTACGTGGTGGACAAGGATCAGAAGTCAATCCTGCCGTTACTCGACCTTAAAAAGAAGAAAAATTAA